In the Plasmodium gaboni strain SY75 chromosome 13, whole genome shotgun sequence genome, GTAAATTCATCAGTTTGAAGATCTTCTTTTTTCACAGGTGTgtaatttttattcttcatttcaacaatattcatatcacaaaaaaaatttaaattcATTGAAAAATCTGTATTTCCTTCTACATTACTTTTATAATGTGTATTTTCATTTGATACATATTCCTCGTTATTTCCATCGTTCATATAAATGccattttttattttattttctatatcgtcatttaaaaatattttacaaaGACACTCTGCTTGTTCTTTGTATAATTTGTGTATACCTAGTNNNNNNNNNNNNNNNNNNNNNNNNNNNNNNNNNNNNNNNNNNNNNNNNNNNNNNNNNNNNNNNNNNNNNNNNNNNNNNNNNNNNNNNNNNNNNNNNNNNNNNNNNNNNNNNNNNNNNNNNNNNNNNNNNNNNNNNNNNNNNNNNNNNNNNNNNNNNNNNNNNNNNNNNNNNNNNNNNNNNNNNNNNNNNNNNNNNNNNNNNNNNNNNNNNNNNNNNNNNNNNNNNNNNNNNNNNNNNNNNNNNNNNNNNNNNNNNNNNNNNNNNNNNNNNNNNNNNNNNNNNNNNNNNNNNNNNNNNNNNNNNNNNNNNNNNNNNNNNNNNNNNNNNNNNNNNNNNNNNNNNNNNNNNNNNNNNNNNNNNNNNNNNNNNNNNNNNNNNNNNNNNNNNNNNNNNNNNNNNNNNNNNNNNNNNNNNNNNNNNNNNNNNNNNNNNNNNNNNNNNNNNNNNNNNNNNNNNNNNNNNNNNNNNNNNNNNNNNNNNNNNNNNNNNNNNNNNNNNNNNNNNNNNNNNNNNNNNNNNNNNNNNNNNNNNNNNNNNNNNNNNNNNNNNNNNNNNNNNNNNNNNNNNNNNNNNNNNNNNNNNNNNNNNNNNNNNNNNNNNNNNNNNNNNNNNNNNNNNNNNNNNNNNNNNNNNNNNNNNNNNNNNNNNNNNNNNNNNNNNNNNNNNNNNNNNNNNNNNNNNNNNNNNNNNNNNNNNNNNNNNNNNNNNNNNNNNNNNNNNaaatatatattcacatattgaataaataaaaaaaaaaaaaaaaaaaaaatattatatgcatatgtaatttatataaatacattaaATTACATAATCgtctattattattattaaaattaataatatttattttttattattttttttttttttttttataaattatctTTGAATACATAGAAACGTGGTATACATTATttacaatttttatatcatttcAAATGTTctattttcatataaatatttccttttgaacgttcattttttttctttttgaaCTGTTACATTAAAATATGGAAcattaattaatattatattattatttattcatttattatttatttatatttttctttttttttttttttttttgttgtttctccatatacaaaatgtataaagaatgtttatatatgatatatgAATAAACATCGTGCATGAAGAAAAGctataaaataaaatatatattatattaaatataataatatatatatatatatatatttaatatatatgtaaatttttgtttttgctttatatttttttctaccacatattatatatatatatatatatattttcttttttattatttttaatttgcaatatttataaaaatatatttatatatatatatttttttttattaaaaaattcaaGTGTAATTTAAAGTATATACTTGAAATTTATAAAGAATACCACATGACATTAAATAAAAGTTTGTATATAAAcattaaacatatattgtatttataaatattttaaataaaattataaaaaatatatatatataaaaaatatatatataaaatatatttatatatatatatatatatttataacgTGGCATGAATATTCTATCACCACgatttatataatgttatgatattttaaaaaaataaaaagaaaaaaatatcaaacTGGTGAtagataattatatatgtatatgtatattttattagCCTTACTGAAATATGTTTAACGTGagtatattatattatatattgaaataaataaatatatatgtatatatatatatatttatatatttatatatttatgtatttatatatgtatgtattttttttttttttttttaaagaatgAAGATGAGTTAGTAGAGGAACAGCCAGGAGATTTGTCGTCCTCTTATGAAGACgattttttatttaaaacgaatggaaaaaatgatgatgaagaagaaaaaagaaaaagatcagaagatattaattattataatgatatttataatgaccattatgataatattataacaaaTTCTATTAAAAATTCCATTAAAGAAAGTGAgagaaaaaatgaaatcaaaatatcagacattaatataaataatgataatacaTCTACCTTAGTTGTAAATTatagaaagaaaaaaagaaccCACCTAAATGATActtcatattattcattgAAGTTACCAAAATTTATAGATGTATCTttagatataaaaaaaaataataataataaaaacataaatgATACTAATACAAATGCagatgatataaataagaataatgatacatatataataaatgggaaggaacaaaatattactttcaataaatattttattaatcAAGATGATCATATAACATTAGGgcaaaacaaaaaaaataattctatCATACAATGGACATTTGATAATGaattatatgaacaaaTCAAATggcaaaaaaaaaataaagaaaaaaaaaaaatagatattataaatataaataatattgatgcatatgaaaaaattgaagaatttaaaaatacccataattttgaagaaaataaaacgaaagaacaaaaaaagaattcATTACACATATTGTCAGctaaacaaaaattaaatgacaacaacaaaaataataataataataaaaataataataataataattattgtGATAATTATGATGACGATAgtaatgatgatgatatattCCATGTTAAAGATTTTTTagataaatatgatatagAATATCTAAGTGATAGTGATAATATAACTACTTCAAGCAACGAATCtgatgatgaaaaaaatattttattaaaaaatcTTGAACTTCTAGAAACAAACTCTTTTATAGTAGAATATACTAATGGTcaatactttttttttataaatgaaaaaacCTATATGTTAGAACAAGACAAAGAAATCAATTATCTAATCGAATGTActgatgaaaatattatgcCGATCCATtgtaaattaaaaaataaattctttattaaaTCAATAACTAAAGAGGACAAAGTTGATCCTTCAGATTTGAAGTTACAAAAAAGTCATGTATTCTATTCACTCAACgatcataaaatataaaaaaaaaaaaaaaaattacacatatatataaataaataaatatatatatatatatatatatatatatatatttatttatttattttattttaataattgGAATATTTCCATGATTTATGTCATTCATTTTttcaataaaaaaatataaatatttttaagtttattcttttttaatttcattatacttttataatatttcatttaatgattctttgtatattatatggagctccatttattatacataaaaattttatatatctttcatggttattttataaaagttttcaaaatataaatattttttgtttcaatatatttattatgtaaatataatattttttataattaaataatttatttattatttttaatttcatataattataaaacttttatttttaattaaaagGTTTTGAATGGAATaatacaataaaataaaatacacatataatattataaaaaaaatatatatatatatataatatgtaccgtacatttttttaagaaaatattaagaaTTACACATTACAATTAAATATgattaattttaaaaatatttatatattaata is a window encoding:
- a CDS encoding hypothetical protein (conserved Plasmodium protein, unknown function); amino-acid sequence: MFNNEDELVEEQPGDLSSSYEDDFLFKTNGKNDDEEEKRKRSEDINYYNDIYNDHYDNIITNSIKNSIKESERKNEIKISDININNDNTSTLVVNYRKKKRTHLNDTSYYSLKLPKFIDVSLDIKKNNNNKNINDTNTNADDINKNNDTYIINGKEQNITFNKYFINQDDHITLGQNKKNNSIIQWTFDNELYEQIKWQKKNKEKKKIDIININNIDAYEKIEEFKNTHNFEENKTKEQKKNSLHILSAKQKLNDNNKNNNNNKNNNNNNYCDNYDDDSNDDDIFHVKDFLDKYDIEYLSDSDNITTSSNESDDEKNILLKNLELLETNSFIVEYTNGQYFFFINEKTYMLEQDKEINYLIECTDENIMPIHCKLKNKFFIKSITKEDKVDPSDLKLQKSHVFYSLNDHKI